From uncultured Desulfobacter sp., the proteins below share one genomic window:
- a CDS encoding PEP-CTERM sorting domain-containing protein produces MDDKRFIFQWDLELAANGGSLEILRRYEASPVPVPSTMLLLGTGIIGLVAAAGRKK; encoded by the coding sequence ATGGATGACAAAAGATTCATTTTTCAGTGGGATCTTGAGCTTGCCGCTAATGGAGGATCTTTAGAAATCCTCAGGCGCTATGAAGCGTCACCTGTTCCGGTACCGTCCACCATGCTTCTTCTGGGAACCGGTATAATCGGTCTTGTCGCGGCGGCCGGAAGAAAAAAGTAA
- a CDS encoding zinc ribbon domain-containing protein — MNTQHFCQSCGMPVTEDSLKGTLEDGSPSDEFCTYCYQKGAFTQDVTMDEMIEICVPHLVDSGMPETDARKLMANTLPNLSRWK; from the coding sequence ATGAACACACAACACTTTTGCCAAAGCTGCGGAATGCCTGTAACGGAAGATAGCCTGAAAGGCACACTGGAAGATGGTTCACCCAGTGATGAGTTTTGCACCTATTGTTATCAAAAAGGAGCGTTCACTCAGGATGTCACCATGGATGAAATGATCGAAATTTGTGTACCTCACTTGGTAGACTCGGGCATGCCCGAAACAGACGCCCGAAAGCTTATGGCCAACACCCTGCCAAATCTGAGCCGATGGAAATAG
- a CDS encoding AraC family transcriptional regulator, which yields MEIVRSIFSESQDTPNQFVFKLPKKLGSGFILANRFSSGLTLLYMDFSSTSPISLSFETTSWGSGMSFNLTGHSEIRSSEHRTVVSAKPDTNAHYVYPYPQALEENTVPPRKVKVSLTFDKKTLLDFADEDEEPFVPFLKGLQKQIPVSGQEKTTPEIKRALNQLIECPYIGKTRAIFLEGKTMEIFAHKLEELRVKGKGLPRQPRISASDIERIHYAAELLVRDPLNPPDLTELVGQIGMSRSKFYNHFKRVFEHSPMDHLRKHRLQIARQLLQQKKHNITEVAFAVGFNSLSYFTRTFTAEFGLSPRQII from the coding sequence ATGGAAATTGTTCGTTCTATATTTTCAGAATCTCAAGACACGCCAAATCAATTTGTTTTCAAATTACCTAAAAAGCTTGGCAGTGGATTTATCCTGGCTAACAGGTTTTCGTCAGGATTGACTTTGCTGTATATGGACTTTAGTTCAACCAGCCCAATCTCTCTAAGTTTCGAGACAACTAGTTGGGGTTCTGGTATGAGCTTTAATCTTACCGGGCATTCCGAGATACGATCATCAGAACATCGAACGGTTGTATCAGCTAAACCTGATACCAATGCGCATTATGTGTATCCCTATCCTCAAGCTTTAGAGGAGAATACCGTTCCCCCGCGTAAGGTTAAGGTATCACTTACTTTTGATAAAAAGACCTTGCTGGATTTTGCCGATGAAGATGAAGAACCTTTCGTCCCGTTCTTAAAAGGACTGCAAAAGCAAATTCCTGTTTCAGGCCAGGAAAAAACAACACCAGAAATAAAACGAGCATTGAATCAACTCATTGAATGTCCATATATCGGCAAAACCCGCGCTATTTTTTTGGAAGGCAAGACAATGGAAATTTTTGCCCACAAACTTGAGGAGTTAAGGGTAAAAGGCAAGGGCCTTCCCCGTCAACCCCGTATCAGTGCATCAGATATTGAGCGGATACATTATGCAGCAGAACTTTTGGTCCGTGATCCCCTCAACCCACCGGACCTCACCGAACTTGTCGGACAAATAGGGATGAGTAGAAGCAAGTTTTACAACCACTTCAAAAGAGTTTTCGAGCATTCCCCAATGGACCATCTTCGTAAACATCGCCTGCAGATAGCCAGGCAGTTGTTACAGCAGAAAAAGCATAATATCACTGAGGTTGCCTTTGCCGTAGGGTTTAATAGCCTGAGCTATTTTACCAGAACTTTTACTGCCGAATTCGGTCTCTCTCCCCGTCAAATCATCTAA
- a CDS encoding DUF4198 domain-containing protein encodes MKRFSLISVIILIFMISNASAHSLWINCFESHVHKPGHAMVSLGWGHLLPLDDILNSARETIAIERFELFDPAMNKSALRLPISEVAKPLESTINVDIVAADLATQKISLKENSAPGVYQLGTATVPAFYTQYIDKKGRKRLKMKACDEIEDIGTVLVSVKYQAFSKSFMTLKVWKEPQALGHSLEIIPRTDLSNLHVGDLVVVDVLVNGKPLSSSAKRKEYLTAASTIFGQADKFALFSKIQAGKAQFRVQSPGQWIISLSHKEDVTQDGALKDLYGKTNQVYNAASLTFSVK; translated from the coding sequence ATGAAACGCTTTAGTTTAATTTCAGTAATAATTTTAATTTTTATGATCTCCAACGCCAGTGCACATAGTCTCTGGATTAACTGCTTCGAATCCCATGTCCACAAGCCTGGTCATGCCATGGTGTCGCTGGGTTGGGGGCATCTGCTGCCTTTGGATGATATTTTGAATTCAGCCCGTGAAACTATCGCGATCGAACGCTTCGAACTCTTTGATCCAGCCATGAATAAATCTGCCTTGAGATTGCCGATCTCCGAGGTCGCTAAACCCTTAGAATCAACTATTAATGTTGATATAGTTGCTGCCGATCTTGCTACACAGAAAATTTCGTTAAAGGAAAATAGTGCTCCCGGTGTCTATCAGCTTGGTACGGCAACGGTGCCGGCTTTCTATACACAATACATAGATAAAAAAGGAAGAAAACGACTGAAGATGAAGGCGTGTGATGAGATTGAAGATATCGGGACGGTATTGGTATCGGTCAAATACCAAGCGTTTTCAAAATCATTTATGACTCTGAAAGTATGGAAGGAACCTCAAGCACTTGGTCACAGCCTGGAGATTATTCCCCGCACCGATTTGTCAAACCTCCATGTAGGCGATTTGGTCGTGGTCGATGTGTTGGTTAACGGCAAACCATTAAGCTCGTCAGCTAAACGTAAGGAATATCTCACCGCTGCTTCTACCATCTTCGGTCAGGCTGATAAATTTGCACTGTTTTCAAAAATCCAAGCAGGCAAGGCTCAATTCCGTGTACAGAGTCCCGGGCAGTGGATCATCTCCCTAAGTCACAAAGAAGATGTGACTCAAGACGGTGCGTTAAAGGATCTCTATGGCAAAACCAATCAAGTGTATAATGCTGCCAGCCTAACGTTTAGTGTCAAGTAA
- a CDS encoding WYL domain-containing protein, with protein sequence MKTDRLLSITIYLINRKKATARELADYFETTLLPEFFDPSVHPPYKDTFQQDTRSTTLFVLKFAPSARGRITDYYNPLNLHFMPDGFIMGFFSFPEDEWVYGWILSFGPLVEVLEPAHARQRIKSLVNSMGNVYNKGSS encoded by the coding sequence ATGAAAACGGATCGCCTTTTATCCATTACCATCTACCTGATCAACCGGAAAAAGGCCACCGCCAGGGAACTGGCTGACTATTTTGAAACCACTCTGTTGCCGGAGTTTTTTGACCCTTCAGTACACCCGCCATACAAGGATACATTCCAACAAGACACCCGTTCCACAACCCTTTTTGTCCTTAAATTTGCCCCGTCAGCCAGGGGCAGAATTACGGATTACTACAACCCGCTCAACCTTCACTTTATGCCGGATGGCTTCATCATGGGATTTTTCTCCTTTCCGGAAGATGAATGGGTTTACGGCTGGATTCTCAGTTTCGGCCCACTGGTGGAGGTACTTGAGCCCGCCCACGCCAGACAGCGTATCAAATCCCTCGTGAATTCAATGGGAAACGTCTACAACAAAGGATCGTCATAG